In the Campylobacter showae genome, one interval contains:
- a CDS encoding amidohydrolase, translating to MDEVAAKVEALKDEMVKNRRFFHSHPETGFFTFFTTAKIASELKKLGYSLKMGREIMKPEARAGLGSEKDKEKYLERAKSLLSADEREFLPVMEDGLTGVVAELDTGRPGKTLAFRFDIDGVDVTESKDEAHRPFKEGFRADIDGITHACGHDGHITIGLAMAKLIAQNLDDFKGKFRFIFQTAEEGTRGAVPMEQAGVLEGVDYLLGGHIGFQAKTSGGIICGTNKLLATSKFDVNFTGRSAHAAGAPQEGANALLAAAQAALAMHGITRHADGVTRINVGVLRAGEGRNVIAPNGYIACETRGETTELNEFMFQKCMDIVAGVAQMYGVQYDVKLTGGTSGGDSSEEITDIYERAARQSPFIKDELIVRDLNFGACEDFAHFMHAVQKAGGKSGYLMIGTKLAAGHHNGAFDFDESALLSGTDVFLRSAYAINGKDA from the coding sequence ATGGACGAGGTAGCAGCAAAAGTCGAAGCACTAAAAGACGAAATGGTGAAAAATAGGCGGTTTTTTCACTCGCATCCCGAGACCGGTTTTTTCACGTTTTTTACGACGGCAAAGATCGCTAGTGAGCTAAAAAAGCTCGGCTACAGCCTAAAAATGGGACGCGAGATAATGAAACCCGAAGCTAGAGCAGGTCTTGGTAGCGAGAAAGACAAAGAAAAATATCTAGAACGCGCAAAAAGCCTGCTAAGCGCCGACGAGCGCGAGTTTTTGCCCGTGATGGAGGATGGGCTAACGGGCGTGGTGGCCGAGCTTGATACGGGTAGGCCCGGCAAGACGCTTGCGTTTAGATTCGACATTGACGGCGTGGACGTGACCGAGAGCAAGGATGAGGCGCACAGACCGTTTAAAGAGGGGTTTAGAGCCGATATAGACGGCATCACGCACGCCTGCGGGCACGACGGGCACATCACGATCGGCCTAGCGATGGCTAAACTCATCGCGCAAAATTTGGACGATTTTAAAGGCAAATTTAGATTTATATTTCAAACCGCCGAGGAGGGCACCAGAGGCGCCGTGCCGATGGAGCAAGCAGGCGTGCTGGAGGGCGTAGACTACCTGCTGGGCGGTCATATCGGCTTTCAGGCAAAGACTAGCGGCGGCATCATCTGCGGTACGAACAAGCTTCTTGCGACGTCGAAATTCGACGTAAATTTCACGGGTAGATCGGCTCACGCGGCGGGCGCTCCGCAAGAAGGCGCAAACGCTCTGCTGGCCGCAGCTCAGGCGGCTCTAGCCATGCACGGTATCACGCGCCATGCTGACGGCGTCACGCGCATAAACGTGGGCGTTTTGCGAGCGGGCGAGGGACGAAACGTCATCGCGCCAAACGGCTACATCGCCTGCGAAACGCGCGGCGAAACGACCGAGCTAAATGAATTTATGTTTCAAAAATGCATGGACATCGTCGCAGGCGTCGCGCAGATGTACGGCGTGCAGTACGACGTGAAGCTAACCGGCGGCACGAGCGGGGGCGATAGCAGCGAGGAGATCACCGATATCTACGAGCGCGCCGCGCGCCAGTCGCCTTTTATCAAGGACGAGCTCATCGTGCGGGATCTAAATTTCGGCGCTTGCGAGGACTTCGCGCACTTTATGCACGCCGTGCAAAAAGCAGGCGGCAAGAGCGGCTATCTGATGATCGGTACCAAGCTCGCCGCAGGGCATCACAACGGCGCGTTTGACTTTGATGAGAGCGCGCTGCTATCGGGCACGGACGTGTTTTTGCGCTCGGCGTACGCGATAAACGGCAAGGACGCGTGA
- a CDS encoding TSUP family transporter encodes MDFDFGITAYLIFFAAAFAAGFVDAIAGGGGLIALPTIMAMGVPPHVALATNKLQGTFGSFTAALNFARKGMINFREVFIGIVFTFIGACVGTVLILFLSAEFLRVIIPFCLIAIFIYTLLMPKVGDEDRAARMNARAFYVIFGLILGFYDGFFGPGAGSFWTFAMVALIGLNMKKAVAHTKILNFTSNIVSLAVFIAGGQILWAVGLLMGAGQVLGAYFGSNMVMKKDVKFVRVVFLAVVGATILKLVYDRFFA; translated from the coding sequence ATGGACTTTGACTTCGGCATTACGGCGTATTTGATATTTTTCGCGGCGGCCTTTGCGGCGGGTTTTGTAGACGCGATCGCGGGCGGCGGCGGACTGATCGCACTACCCACGATCATGGCGATGGGCGTGCCGCCTCACGTGGCGCTAGCTACGAACAAGCTTCAAGGTACTTTCGGTAGCTTCACCGCGGCGCTAAATTTCGCCCGAAAAGGGATGATAAATTTCCGCGAAGTTTTTATTGGCATAGTTTTTACCTTTATCGGCGCGTGCGTCGGTACGGTGCTTATACTGTTTTTGAGCGCCGAGTTTTTGCGCGTTATTATCCCGTTTTGTTTGATAGCGATTTTCATCTATACGCTTTTGATGCCAAAGGTCGGCGACGAGGATAGGGCCGCACGCATGAACGCGCGAGCCTTTTACGTGATATTTGGCCTAATTTTAGGCTTTTACGACGGATTTTTCGGGCCGGGAGCGGGCAGTTTTTGGACGTTTGCGATGGTTGCACTTATCGGGCTAAACATGAAAAAAGCCGTCGCGCATACGAAAATCCTAAATTTTACCAGCAATATCGTCTCTCTTGCCGTTTTTATTGCAGGCGGACAGATACTTTGGGCGGTCGGGCTTTTGATGGGCGCGGGACAGGTTTTGGGCGCGTATTTCGGTTCAAATATGGTTATGAAAAAAGATGTTAAATTTGTTAGAGTCGTGTTTTTAGCCGTCGTGGGCGCGACGATACTAAAGCTCGTTTATGATAGATTTTTCGCGTGA
- the flgK gene encoding flagellar hook-associated protein FlgK has protein sequence MANIFSSLHIGVSGLDAAQTQITTTGHNITNADSEHYTRQRVVQSAREPFHDIPGDIGRGTQVDTVVRVHDEFTFARLRTSNINLESTEYKKQILEEISQRFPDLQSVGIGRDLQNYFNAWNNLASNPTEGSQKINLLNNASTLSTSINKASDMLTKIQKDVDSQIEVTVNEINKYAKQIAQINKEIVRVESVGNTRANDLRDKRDQLELAMSKLAGISVFKGELQGTSVDPTVTDIGTKHQINISGFNIVDGVTYHPLKIDKMNGKSEFKGVYFEREDGKKVDLNGRIQGGKLGSALDLRGRRMDDSGEFQDGTIQKYIDNLNTFAKGIINETNNIYARSAVENAVTDEIKDLSDSRTLMNFNNDIKHGSFDVVVYNNQGQEVARKTININASTSINDNTRGNSIVRDFNSDTDDNGDNNSLNDVDDYFQASYQYDAATGRGTFGVIPKRNAGEYSVAFIDKGTNFPGIIGLNRVFEGDKAKNMSVKSELIENPHKLKAYSNPTPGNNEVANDMVQLQYNKIVFYSNKHADKQESIEGYYRYITSDLASETQANNDLNDANTAIHKVAMSEHQSVSGVNLNEELTNLIRFQSSYGAAAKIITTVEKMLDTLLTVKQ, from the coding sequence ATGGCTAATATATTTTCGTCTTTGCACATCGGCGTGAGCGGCCTAGATGCCGCGCAGACGCAGATCACTACGACCGGACACAACATCACAAACGCCGACAGCGAGCACTATACTAGACAGCGCGTCGTGCAGTCTGCTAGAGAGCCTTTTCACGATATTCCTGGCGATATCGGCAGGGGTACGCAGGTCGATACGGTCGTGCGCGTGCATGACGAATTTACATTCGCTAGGCTTCGCACTTCAAATATAAATTTAGAATCGACCGAGTACAAAAAGCAAATTTTAGAGGAGATTTCGCAGCGCTTTCCAGATCTGCAAAGCGTGGGTATAGGTAGAGATTTGCAAAATTATTTCAACGCGTGGAACAACCTCGCTTCAAACCCGACCGAGGGCTCGCAAAAGATAAATTTGCTAAATAACGCTAGCACGCTCTCAACCAGCATAAACAAAGCTAGCGACATGCTAACTAAGATCCAAAAAGACGTGGACTCGCAGATAGAGGTTACCGTAAATGAAATAAATAAATACGCCAAGCAAATCGCGCAGATAAACAAAGAGATCGTGCGCGTCGAGTCCGTGGGCAACACTAGAGCCAACGACCTGCGCGACAAACGCGATCAGCTCGAGCTTGCTATGTCAAAGCTTGCGGGTATAAGCGTGTTTAAGGGCGAACTGCAAGGCACTAGCGTCGATCCTACAGTAACCGACATAGGCACTAAGCATCAGATAAATATCTCGGGGTTCAATATAGTCGACGGCGTGACCTATCACCCGCTAAAGATAGATAAAATGAACGGCAAGAGCGAATTTAAGGGCGTTTATTTTGAAAGGGAGGACGGCAAAAAGGTCGATCTAAACGGACGTATCCAGGGCGGTAAACTGGGCTCGGCTCTAGATCTGCGCGGACGCAGGATGGATGATAGCGGAGAGTTTCAGGACGGAACGATACAAAAATACATCGACAACCTAAATACCTTCGCCAAAGGTATCATAAACGAGACGAACAATATCTACGCAAGATCGGCCGTAGAAAACGCCGTAACCGACGAGATAAAAGACCTAAGCGACTCTAGAACGCTCATGAATTTTAATAACGACATCAAGCACGGTAGCTTTGACGTCGTGGTTTATAACAACCAAGGCCAAGAGGTCGCTCGCAAAACGATAAACATAAACGCCTCGACTTCGATAAACGACAATACTCGCGGTAACTCTATCGTGCGCGACTTTAACTCCGATACCGACGACAATGGCGATAACAACTCTCTAAACGACGTGGATGATTATTTTCAGGCAAGCTATCAGTACGACGCGGCGACGGGCAGGGGAACGTTTGGCGTCATACCGAAAAGAAACGCTGGCGAATACAGCGTAGCTTTTATCGATAAAGGCACGAATTTCCCCGGTATCATCGGGCTAAATAGGGTATTTGAGGGCGACAAAGCCAAAAACATGAGCGTAAAAAGCGAGCTGATAGAAAATCCGCACAAGCTAAAAGCCTACTCAAATCCGACTCCGGGTAACAACGAAGTCGCAAATGATATGGTGCAGCTGCAATACAATAAAATCGTGTTTTACTCCAACAAACACGCAGATAAACAGGAGAGCATCGAGGGCTACTACCGTTACATCACGTCCGATCTAGCTAGCGAGACGCAGGCAAATAACGACCTAAACGACGCAAATACCGCCATCCATAAGGTCGCGATGTCCGAGCATCAGTCCGTTAGCGGCGTAAATTTAAACGAGGAGCTAACAAATCTCATACGCTTTCAAAGTAGCTACGGCGCGGCGGCGAAAATCATCACGACCGTAGAAAAGATGCTCGATACCTTGCTAACCGTCAAACAATAA
- the gatB gene encoding Asp-tRNA(Asn)/Glu-tRNA(Gln) amidotransferase subunit GatB translates to MFEVVIGLEVHTQLNTKTKIFCSCSTSFGDEANTHVCPTCLALPGSLPVLNKEAVRKAISFGAAVNATINKRSVFNRKNYFYPDLPKAYQISQFEIPIVEKGELFIDVNGEKKRIGITRAHLEEDAGKNIHESGQSLVDLNRAGTPLLEIVSEPDLRSSGEAVAYLKKLHSILRFLNISDANMQEGSFRCDANVSIRPKGDSKLYTRVEIKNLNSFRFIQKAIDYEVERQSAAWEDGKYDEEVYQETRLFDTVNLVTRSMRGKEDSAEYRYFPDPDLLPVEIPEEMYNEAIKIPELAEQKVARYERELGVKEDDALILTSSVETAKYFEELVEAKISPKLAVTWLIVELLGRLKNGATIETSPVNSAKMIDLLRRIEDGTISAKAAKEVLDYLMENEGSVDAVIEKLGLKQVSDDSAIIAIIDQILSANADKVAEYKSGKDKLFGFFVGQTMKEGKGAFNPAKVNELLKEKLG, encoded by the coding sequence ATGTTTGAAGTCGTTATCGGGCTTGAGGTTCACACTCAGCTTAATACAAAAACTAAAATTTTCTGCTCTTGCTCCACAAGCTTCGGCGATGAGGCAAATACGCACGTTTGTCCGACCTGCCTGGCGTTACCTGGATCTTTGCCGGTACTAAACAAAGAAGCCGTGAGAAAGGCGATAAGCTTCGGCGCGGCGGTAAATGCGACTATAAATAAACGCTCGGTTTTTAACCGTAAAAACTACTTTTATCCCGACCTTCCAAAAGCCTATCAAATTTCGCAGTTTGAGATACCGATAGTAGAAAAAGGCGAGCTTTTTATAGACGTAAACGGCGAGAAAAAGCGCATCGGCATCACTCGCGCGCACCTTGAAGAGGACGCGGGTAAAAACATCCACGAGAGCGGACAGAGCCTAGTCGATCTAAACCGCGCTGGCACGCCGTTGCTTGAGATCGTGAGCGAGCCTGATCTGCGCAGCTCCGGCGAGGCGGTTGCGTACTTAAAAAAACTGCACTCGATTTTGCGATTTTTAAACATCAGCGATGCTAATATGCAAGAGGGAAGCTTTCGTTGCGACGCCAACGTCAGTATCCGCCCAAAAGGCGACAGCAAGCTCTACACGCGCGTCGAGATTAAAAATTTAAACTCGTTTAGGTTTATCCAAAAAGCGATCGACTACGAGGTCGAGCGTCAAAGCGCGGCGTGGGAAGACGGCAAATACGATGAAGAAGTTTATCAAGAAACGCGCCTTTTTGATACCGTAAATTTGGTCACGCGCTCGATGCGAGGCAAAGAAGATAGCGCCGAGTATAGATATTTCCCCGATCCAGATCTATTGCCCGTCGAGATCCCCGAGGAGATGTATAACGAAGCGATCAAGATCCCCGAGCTTGCTGAGCAAAAGGTCGCTAGATACGAGCGCGAGCTTGGCGTCAAGGAAGACGACGCGCTTATTTTAACGAGCAGCGTGGAGACGGCGAAGTATTTCGAAGAGCTCGTGGAGGCTAAAATATCGCCGAAACTTGCCGTAACGTGGCTCATCGTCGAGCTTTTGGGTCGCCTAAAAAACGGCGCTACGATCGAGACGTCGCCCGTAAATTCGGCTAAGATGATAGATCTCTTACGCCGCATCGAAGACGGCACGATAAGCGCCAAGGCGGCAAAAGAGGTGCTTGACTATCTTATGGAAAACGAGGGTAGCGTAGACGCCGTCATCGAAAAATTGGGATTAAAGCAGGTCAGCGACGACTCGGCCATCATAGCGATAATAGATCAAATTTTAAGCGCGAACGCCGACAAGGTCGCCGAGTATAAAAGCGGCAAGGATAAGCTTTTTGGATTTTTCGTCGGACAAACGATGAAAGAGGGCAAGGGCGCGTTTAATCCTGCAAAAGTGAATGAGCTTTTAAAAGAAAAACTAGGATAA
- a CDS encoding superoxide dismutase family protein, whose protein sequence is MKKIVLASAALGCLLATSALAHEEKVFDPKAGKHLVVTMEQLSEKGNTVVGEVVAVETNYGVALFPNLKGLEGGAHGFHVHQNADCGANEKGLGMKAGGHWDPSDTKKHSFAWDDNGHKGDLPALFVDAEGNAVYPVLAPKIKTIDELKGHSLMIHVGGDNHSDHPKPLGGGGARMVCGVIK, encoded by the coding sequence ATGAAAAAAATCGTTTTAGCTAGCGCGGCTCTAGGCTGCTTACTTGCTACTAGCGCTCTTGCGCATGAGGAAAAAGTCTTTGATCCAAAGGCAGGCAAGCACCTAGTCGTCACTATGGAGCAACTAAGCGAAAAGGGCAACACTGTCGTTGGCGAGGTAGTAGCGGTCGAGACTAACTACGGCGTGGCCCTATTCCCGAATCTTAAAGGCCTTGAGGGCGGCGCGCACGGATTTCACGTGCATCAAAACGCTGACTGCGGCGCAAATGAAAAAGGTCTAGGCATGAAAGCGGGCGGCCACTGGGATCCAAGCGACACCAAAAAACACTCGTTTGCATGGGACGACAACGGCCACAAAGGCGATTTGCCTGCGCTTTTCGTCGATGCCGAGGGTAACGCGGTTTATCCGGTGCTAGCTCCGAAAATCAAAACAATCGACGAGCTAAAAGGCCACTCGCTAATGATCCACGTCGGCGGCGATAACCACAGCGACCATCCAAAGCCTCTTGGCGGCGGCGGCGCTAGAATGGTTTGTGGCGTTATAAAATAA
- a CDS encoding F0F1 ATP synthase subunit A produces MQENLFLFTGWIASLFTDNEHVIHAVNYAGHLVLVAIIVLIVAKFATKNLQLVPRGTQNILEAYLEGVVSMGKDVLGSEALSRKYLPLVATIGLIVFVSNIIGIIPGFEAPTSSLNLTLTLALVVFVFYHYEGIRVNGVVKYFAHFMGPNKWLAPIMFIVEIVSHLSRVVSLSFRLFGNIKGDDLFLLVVLALASYAALPAFVLLTFMACLQTFIFMILTYVYLAGAILISHEEH; encoded by the coding sequence ATGCAAGAAAATTTGTTTTTGTTTACAGGTTGGATCGCTTCTTTGTTTACCGACAACGAGCACGTTATCCACGCGGTAAATTACGCGGGGCATCTCGTTTTAGTCGCGATTATCGTGCTTATCGTGGCAAAATTTGCAACTAAAAATTTGCAACTCGTGCCTCGCGGAACGCAAAATATCCTCGAAGCGTATCTAGAGGGCGTCGTGTCAATGGGCAAGGACGTGCTAGGCAGCGAAGCGCTATCTAGAAAGTATCTGCCGCTAGTCGCCACCATCGGTTTGATCGTATTCGTAAGTAACATAATAGGCATAATACCTGGATTTGAAGCTCCGACTTCGAGCTTAAATTTGACTCTTACTTTAGCGCTCGTAGTTTTCGTGTTTTATCACTATGAAGGTATCCGAGTAAACGGCGTCGTCAAGTATTTTGCGCACTTTATGGGGCCTAATAAATGGCTAGCTCCGATAATGTTTATCGTTGAGATCGTTTCGCATCTGTCTCGCGTCGTATCGCTTTCTTTCCGACTTTTCGGTAACATCAAGGGCGATGATTTGTTCCTTTTGGTCGTGCTTGCTCTTGCGTCTTACGCTGCGCTCCCGGCGTTTGTTTTACTTACGTTTATGGCGTGCTTGCAAACATTTATCTTTATGATTCTTACTTACGTGTATCTTGCCGGCGCGATCTTGATCAGCCACGAAGAGCACTGA
- a CDS encoding TIGR02757 family protein, translating to MDLKTLLDQNVISKNTHADLFAAADPLQVASKFKTPEISLICALFAYGNAKLIVNFLNSLDFSLLDKSEEEIISNLTRHKYRFQSCEDVRQIFITVSRLKKQGDIESTVRSGFEKSGSMIEGVNELIKFIYSLNPYRSEGYGFFFGKPYEKAPQSPYKRYNMFLRWMVRDSDIDLGLFKSLPKSKLLIPLDVHTHRVSLNLGLISRKSYDFRAVRELTDKLCKFDTADPIKYDFALYRIGQSGELAQILSEIK from the coding sequence ATGGACTTAAAAACCCTCCTAGATCAAAACGTAATCTCTAAAAATACCCATGCGGACTTGTTTGCTGCCGCCGATCCGCTGCAGGTCGCGAGCAAATTTAAAACGCCCGAGATCTCGCTCATCTGTGCGCTTTTTGCTTACGGCAACGCAAAACTCATCGTAAATTTTCTAAATTCGCTTGACTTTTCGCTGCTAGATAAAAGCGAGGAGGAGATCATTTCAAATTTGACGCGGCATAAATACCGCTTTCAAAGTTGCGAAGACGTGCGGCAGATTTTTATCACCGTTTCGCGTCTAAAAAAGCAGGGCGATATCGAAAGCACGGTGAGATCGGGCTTTGAGAAAAGCGGCTCGATGATAGAGGGCGTAAACGAACTCATCAAATTTATCTACTCGCTAAACCCTTACCGCTCGGAGGGGTATGGGTTTTTCTTCGGCAAGCCGTACGAAAAAGCGCCGCAAAGCCCGTATAAACGCTACAATATGTTCCTGCGCTGGATGGTTCGAGATAGCGACATCGACCTTGGGCTTTTTAAAAGCCTGCCAAAAAGTAAGCTCCTTATACCTCTTGACGTGCATACGCACCGAGTTTCGCTAAATTTGGGCTTAATCTCTCGCAAAAGCTATGATTTTAGGGCCGTGCGCGAGCTAACGGACAAGCTTTGCAAATTTGATACCGCCGATCCGATCAAGTACGATTTCGCGCTCTACCGCATCGGCCAAAGCGGCGAACTAGCGCAAATTTTAAGCGAGATAAAATAA
- a CDS encoding NAD(P)H-dependent glycerol-3-phosphate dehydrogenase, whose protein sequence is MKIAIIGAGKWGSALFHALSQKNDCVISSRRQLEGAHFVNLEEALKRDLLVAAIPSQSVSGWLKEHFKNFGQKILVASKGIETSSLRFLDEIYEQHVSAVNLAFLSGPSFAKEIQNDLPCALVINSKNEALAREISELFPQNIKAYASSDVIGAEIAGAYKNVIAIAGGICDGLGLGNSARASLISRGLVEMARFGEYFGAQHQTFLGLSGAGDLFLTASSVLSRNYRVGLGLAKNESLNKILNDLGEVAEGVDTSYAIEKIAAGKGIYTPIVNEVAAMLRGKDVQESLRDLLSKK, encoded by the coding sequence ATGAAAATAGCCATCATCGGAGCAGGGAAGTGGGGCAGTGCGCTTTTTCATGCGCTTTCGCAAAAAAACGACTGCGTCATCAGCTCGCGTAGGCAGCTTGAAGGCGCGCATTTCGTGAATCTAGAGGAGGCGCTAAAGCGTGATCTGCTGGTCGCTGCCATACCTTCGCAGTCCGTTAGCGGCTGGCTAAAAGAGCATTTTAAAAACTTCGGACAGAAAATTTTGGTCGCCTCAAAAGGTATTGAGACTTCGAGTTTACGATTTTTAGACGAGATTTATGAACAACACGTTAGTGCGGTAAATTTGGCCTTTTTATCGGGTCCGAGCTTTGCCAAAGAGATACAAAACGACCTTCCGTGCGCGCTCGTTATAAACTCTAAAAACGAAGCCTTGGCGCGTGAGATTTCGGAGCTTTTCCCGCAAAATATCAAAGCCTACGCTAGCAGCGACGTTATCGGGGCGGAGATCGCGGGCGCCTATAAAAACGTCATCGCTATCGCGGGCGGTATCTGCGACGGACTCGGGCTTGGCAACAGCGCTCGTGCCAGCCTCATCTCGCGCGGGCTTGTCGAGATGGCGAGATTTGGCGAGTATTTTGGCGCACAGCATCAGACGTTTTTGGGGCTTAGCGGAGCGGGCGATCTCTTTCTCACGGCTTCTTCTGTACTATCGCGCAACTACCGCGTTGGCTTGGGACTTGCCAAAAACGAGAGCCTTAACAAAATCCTAAACGATCTAGGCGAGGTCGCAGAGGGCGTGGACACCTCCTACGCGATAGAAAAGATTGCCGCCGGCAAGGGCATCTATACGCCGATAGTAAACGAGGTCGCGGCGATGTTACGCGGTAAAGACGTGCAAGAAAGCCTGAGAGATCTACTAAGTAAAAAATAA
- a CDS encoding glycoside hydrolase family 3 N-terminal domain-containing protein, which produces MKKIIAALFSALFLAGLPTMLNAADTQAQEKPTLRKMIAQMIMVSFNGSDPKTAKEAVSEAKYQRFGGVMLLGKNISDKKNLKALTSAFKEAQKGIFIAIDEEGGQITRFKDKSGFETFISAQKVAKTLDLAAAGELYAKMAQQLKDVGVNVNFAPVADVLNPKSTIIGSRGRAFSADIDEVSLYASEFMKASQARGVIAAMKHFPGHGNVEADSHTAKVVIEKFDYTELKPYFDAVRKNEAKMIMVGHIYLMQRDSELPASLSPAIIDGLLRGELKFDGVVISDDMLMGGLKDFTLQEKVINFINAGGDVMLFSDYKIDGRRTAELVTQLVVDAVGAKQIPKERIEESYERIMKLKSSIK; this is translated from the coding sequence ATGAAAAAAATTATCGCCGCACTTTTTTCGGCTCTGTTTTTGGCTGGTTTGCCGACTATGCTAAACGCTGCCGATACACAAGCGCAAGAAAAACCGACGCTTCGCAAAATGATAGCCCAAATGATAATGGTCAGCTTCAACGGCTCTGATCCAAAAACCGCCAAAGAAGCCGTCTCGGAGGCCAAATATCAGCGTTTTGGCGGCGTGATGCTGCTCGGTAAAAATATCTCGGACAAAAAGAACCTCAAGGCGCTAACAAGCGCATTTAAAGAGGCGCAAAAAGGCATTTTTATCGCTATCGACGAGGAGGGCGGGCAGATCACGAGATTTAAGGATAAGAGCGGATTTGAAACCTTTATCTCGGCGCAAAAAGTGGCAAAAACGCTCGATCTAGCCGCTGCGGGCGAGCTTTACGCTAAGATGGCGCAGCAGCTAAAAGACGTCGGCGTAAACGTAAATTTCGCTCCCGTGGCCGACGTGCTAAATCCAAAATCCACCATCATCGGCTCGCGCGGCAGGGCGTTTAGCGCCGATATAGACGAGGTTTCGCTGTACGCAAGCGAGTTTATGAAGGCCTCGCAAGCTCGCGGCGTGATAGCGGCGATGAAGCACTTCCCGGGACACGGTAACGTCGAGGCTGACAGCCACACCGCCAAGGTCGTGATCGAAAAATTCGACTACACCGAGCTTAAGCCGTATTTTGACGCGGTTCGCAAAAACGAAGCCAAGATGATAATGGTCGGCCACATCTACCTCATGCAGCGCGACTCCGAGCTGCCGGCCTCGCTTTCGCCGGCGATCATCGATGGCTTGCTGCGCGGCGAGCTCAAATTTGACGGCGTAGTCATCAGCGACGACATGCTTATGGGCGGACTAAAGGACTTTACGTTGCAAGAAAAGGTGATAAACTTTATCAACGCAGGCGGCGACGTGATGCTCTTTAGCGACTACAAGATAGACGGGCGCAGGACCGCGGAGCTCGTCACGCAGCTAGTCGTGGACGCGGTGGGCGCCAAGCAGATACCAAAAGAGCGTATCGAGGAATCCTACGAGCGGATAATGAAGCTAAAGAGTAGCATAAAATAG
- a CDS encoding dihydroorotase: protein MKTLIKNGTIVNHDGSQKANVLINGDRIALITADEPAADKVIDASGKLVMPGLIDMHVHFRDPGLEYKDDINTGSETAVAGGVTTCCPMANTNPVNDNAVVTRDMVAKAKARGLIDLLPIGAITSKMDGKKCVEMGDMTEAGAVAFSDDGLPVASSDVMRYALEYSKHFGSFVINHSQDCSLCRGGHMNEGRVSAILGIKGMPREQEEIMVSRDLLLAKLTGGHIHIAHVSSEWSLKLIAQARAAGINVTCEATPHHFTYTEDELLGYDTNFKMSPPLRTRSDVDAIREALKSGLIDVIVTDHAPHHNDEKFLEFDKAPFGILGLQTLVPLTLNLVREGVISYEKMAALTSYNAAKILKLKDKGVIAGGYLADIAIIDPGFEYLYDKNLNKSKSQNSPLLGKMLKGAAVITIKSGKTVFEFPNVVA, encoded by the coding sequence ATGAAAACTCTCATCAAAAACGGCACGATCGTAAATCACGACGGTTCGCAAAAAGCAAACGTCCTAATAAACGGCGACAGGATCGCTCTCATCACGGCTGACGAACCAGCAGCAGATAAAGTAATAGACGCTAGCGGCAAGCTCGTGATGCCGGGACTTATCGATATGCATGTGCATTTTCGCGATCCCGGCCTTGAGTACAAAGACGACATAAACACGGGCTCTGAAACCGCAGTCGCGGGCGGCGTAACAACCTGCTGCCCGATGGCAAATACAAATCCCGTAAACGACAACGCCGTCGTCACGCGCGATATGGTAGCTAAGGCAAAAGCTCGCGGCCTCATCGACCTGCTACCAATCGGTGCGATAACTAGCAAGATGGACGGCAAAAAGTGCGTAGAGATGGGCGATATGACCGAGGCGGGCGCAGTGGCGTTTAGCGACGACGGGCTGCCAGTAGCTAGCAGCGATGTGATGAGATACGCGCTTGAATACTCAAAGCACTTCGGTAGCTTCGTCATCAACCACTCCCAAGACTGCTCGCTATGCCGCGGCGGCCACATGAACGAGGGCCGCGTCTCAGCGATACTAGGCATCAAAGGCATGCCGCGCGAGCAAGAAGAAATCATGGTCTCGCGCGATCTGCTACTAGCCAAGCTCACGGGCGGTCACATCCACATCGCGCACGTTAGCTCCGAATGGTCGCTAAAGCTCATCGCTCAGGCTCGCGCGGCCGGCATAAACGTGACCTGCGAGGCGACGCCGCACCACTTTACCTACACCGAGGACGAGCTGCTAGGATATGATACGAACTTTAAAATGTCGCCGCCGCTTCGCACCAGATCAGACGTGGACGCGATCAGAGAAGCTCTTAAAAGCGGCCTCATCGACGTCATCGTGACCGACCACGCCCCGCACCATAACGACGAGAAATTTTTAGAATTCGACAAGGCACCTTTTGGTATCCTTGGCCTGCAAACCCTCGTGCCGCTCACGCTAAATTTAGTCCGCGAAGGCGTGATAAGCTACGAAAAAATGGCGGCTCTAACGTCTTATAACGCGGCTAAAATTTTAAAACTAAAAGACAAAGGCGTGATCGCGGGGGGCTACCTCGCCGACATCGCGATAATCGATCCAGGCTTTGAGTATCTCTACGACAAAAACCTAAATAAATCAAAATCCCAAAACTCCCCGCTGCTAGGCAAAATGCTAAAAGGCGCGGCGGTAATCACGATAAAAAGCGGGAAAACTGTGTTTGAGTTTCCAAACGTCGTGGCGTGA